One window from the genome of Oncorhynchus gorbuscha isolate QuinsamMale2020 ecotype Even-year linkage group LG14, OgorEven_v1.0, whole genome shotgun sequence encodes:
- the LOC123995516 gene encoding ATP-binding cassette sub-family C member 5-like: MLDRRDALETAARAEGGLSLNGGAHYMKELEEEAVRRKYQHSVRVLKPIRSTSKHKHLVDNAGLFSFMTFNWLTPLAVHAHRKGQLQLEDVWAVSQFESCKVNRHRLAGLWEEERRVKGDEASLCGVVWAFCRTRLLLSILCLMVTQLAGFSGPAEAYR, from the exons atgttggacaggcgg GATGCACTGGAAACGGCGGCAAGGGCAGAGGGTGGTTTGTCCCTGAACGGTGGTGCTCACTACATGAAAGAGCTGGAAGAAGAAGCAGTGCGGCGCAAATACCAACACAGCGTCAGAGTCCTCAAACCTATCCGCTCCACCAGCAA GCACAAGCACCTGGTGGACAATGCGGGCCTCTTCTCCTTCATGACCTTCAACTGGCTGACCCCGTTGGCCGTTCACGCCCACCGCAAAGGCCAGCTGCAACTGGAGGATGTGTGGGCCGTGTCCCAGTTTGAAAGCTGCAAGGTCAACCGCCACAG GTTGGCCGGGCTATGGGAGGAGGAGCGCAGGGTGAAAGGGGACGAGGCGTCCCTGTGCGGTGTGGTCTGGGCCTTCTGTCGGACGCGCctgcttctctccatcctctgccTCATGGTCACCCAGCTAGCCGGCTTCAGTGGCCCG GCTGAGGCCTACAGGTGA